A genomic segment from Aquibium oceanicum encodes:
- a CDS encoding lytic transglycosylase domain-containing protein — protein MIRRLSIVLAFAASPALADIPTIDGTVLDEREDRDEKTGEIEKVDEERYVNNQSVTCSMYRPGRKDDPVAAANANPAIAGLVRRIAREEGVDENQFLALVYQESRFNPCAKSPAGAIGLAQLMPGTAGDLGVDPYNIEQNLRGGARYYKQQLRKYNGNVSLALAAYNAGAGNVNKYGGIPPFKETQGYVANITQRWLPAFGGSDKSGIPLNYGGGGAYAGARTSTMNAMGLTAAIGEGSGDVTSWLTQLGNMGSGTIQDSWDHNSGARNANIELINRLILLGTAFADLTNSSNAMTLGDLSGTNRSTRYETGNDDDDRPVAGFCDDREGFVWDADAMACVQRIDAQAELLLETQ, from the coding sequence ATGATCAGACGCCTGTCCATCGTTCTGGCCTTTGCAGCATCGCCTGCTTTGGCCGATATCCCCACCATCGACGGCACCGTGCTCGATGAGCGCGAGGATCGCGACGAGAAAACCGGCGAGATCGAGAAGGTCGACGAGGAGCGCTATGTTAACAATCAGAGCGTGACCTGCTCCATGTACCGGCCAGGCCGGAAGGATGATCCGGTTGCAGCGGCGAATGCCAACCCGGCGATCGCCGGCCTGGTTCGTCGGATCGCGCGGGAAGAGGGCGTCGACGAAAATCAGTTCCTCGCGCTCGTCTACCAGGAGAGCCGCTTCAACCCCTGCGCCAAATCTCCAGCGGGGGCAATCGGGCTTGCCCAGCTGATGCCCGGCACGGCTGGCGACCTCGGCGTCGATCCCTACAATATCGAGCAGAACCTGCGCGGCGGCGCGCGCTACTACAAGCAGCAGCTTCGAAAGTACAACGGCAATGTTTCCCTGGCGCTTGCCGCATACAATGCCGGCGCGGGCAACGTGAATAAATATGGTGGGATCCCGCCATTCAAAGAGACGCAGGGCTATGTCGCCAACATAACCCAAAGGTGGCTCCCGGCTTTCGGGGGTTCGGACAAGTCCGGCATTCCGCTCAACTATGGCGGTGGCGGCGCCTATGCGGGCGCCCGGACCAGCACGATGAATGCGATGGGCCTGACCGCTGCGATCGGCGAGGGGTCCGGCGATGTCACGTCCTGGCTGACGCAACTCGGCAACATGGGTTCGGGCACGATCCAGGACAGCTGGGATCATAATTCGGGTGCCCGTAATGCGAATATCGAGCTTATCAACCGGCTGATCCTGCTCGGCACGGCGTTCGCCGATCTCACCAATTCCAGCAATGCCATGACGCTCGGCGACTTGTCCGGCACGAACCGATCGACCCGTTACGAGACGGGGAATGATGACGATGATCGGCCGGTGGCCGGCTTCTGTGATGACCGCGAAGGCTTCGTCTGGGATGCCGACGCAATGGCCTGTGTCCAGCGCATTGATGCACAGGCGGAACTGCTTCTCGAGACTCAGTGA
- a CDS encoding TrbG/VirB9 family P-type conjugative transfer protein: MRGRCWTAALILHGALWPAMAAQTPKGGSLDARVTSVTYQENNVVQVFATYGISTMIIFDEDEKFETISLGDTESWQVVPAEKGNILFVKPIAKDVVTNMNVVTDKRIYYLELHDFAPEAGRKVFGIRFHYPEKNLNAALRQEAEQRAAWPNISGIDKANVNIDYSFSGDARLKPLMVFDDGNKTFFKFDRRVPAIFAVNSDFSETLRNFRREGEYIVVDGSATQFTLRDGDQWICIFNLRKPDFGAPDPGILGPVEDDKAKRRRRSGN, from the coding sequence ATGAGGGGCCGCTGCTGGACGGCTGCTCTCATTCTGCACGGCGCGCTATGGCCGGCGATGGCTGCACAGACGCCGAAGGGCGGCTCCCTCGATGCACGGGTCACCAGCGTCACCTATCAGGAGAACAACGTCGTCCAGGTTTTTGCGACCTACGGCATCTCGACCATGATCATCTTCGACGAGGACGAGAAGTTCGAAACGATCTCGCTCGGCGACACGGAAAGCTGGCAGGTCGTCCCGGCCGAGAAAGGCAACATCCTGTTCGTCAAACCGATCGCCAAGGACGTCGTAACGAACATGAACGTCGTCACCGACAAGCGCATCTACTATCTTGAGCTTCATGATTTCGCGCCTGAGGCCGGCCGCAAGGTCTTTGGAATCCGCTTTCACTATCCGGAAAAAAACCTCAACGCCGCCTTGCGGCAGGAGGCCGAACAGCGCGCCGCCTGGCCGAACATCTCGGGCATCGACAAGGCGAACGTCAACATCGACTATTCGTTCTCGGGCGATGCCCGGCTGAAGCCGCTCATGGTCTTCGATGACGGCAACAAGACCTTCTTCAAATTCGACCGACGCGTGCCGGCGATCTTCGCGGTCAATTCGGATTTCTCCGAAACGCTGCGAAACTTCCGCCGGGAAGGGGAGTACATCGTCGTCGACGGGTCAGCGACCCAGTTCACCTTGCGTGATGGCGATCAGTGGATCTGCATCTTCAATCTCAGAAAGCCGGATTTCGGTGCACCTGATCCGGGAATCCTAGGGCCGGTCGAAGATGACAAGGCCAAGCGCCGGCGTCGGAGCGGAAACTGA
- a CDS encoding type IV secretion system protein VirB3: MVEFADEKPQLTPLVIGLTRPPMMWGIPLNAFYIIVGFTLIAFLVSTSFWSALIAPLIYLALFALCSRDIRILDLAQVVGRRTPRTPNRLFWRTNSYGP; this comes from the coding sequence ATGGTCGAATTCGCCGACGAGAAGCCTCAACTGACGCCGCTGGTGATCGGCCTCACGCGGCCGCCGATGATGTGGGGCATCCCGCTCAACGCCTTCTACATCATTGTCGGCTTCACGCTCATCGCCTTCCTGGTGAGCACGAGCTTCTGGTCGGCGCTGATCGCACCACTGATCTATCTCGCTCTCTTCGCGCTCTGCAGTCGCGATATCCGGATCCTCGATCTCGCCCAGGTTGTCGGCCGCCGAACGCCTCGGACGCCCAACCGGCTGTTCTGGCGAACCAATTCTTATGGGCCATGA
- the virB10 gene encoding type IV secretion system protein VirB10: MKRSPELEALGQGDDPVIADNAVRRKQLVGGAVLVLLGIAAGYLVLAGRQPPVRDMLDGDEEFTTTTFRPPSFVREGEPEPEPPAPEVVQIPPPPAPPPVEEVDTTEFEVPPPPVPGAPPPPQQAAEPPAEEFPERFRSKLVVIDNAASRADGSLTGGEGEGLTVAGEDRSSKFLAAAASIGDRSARARKIERIDALVPEGTLIPGILETAIVSDLPGQVRAIVSQDVYSFDGRRILIPTGTRLIGEYQSEITRGQTRIFVVWTRMLRDDGVSVRLNSIGADSLGRAGLTGRVDKKFRERFGAAILLSIVGGGASYLTGYGSEAAAGDSDDAQNAEELARETLAQTFSDMANQALGDSLRIPPTISVSQGERIFVVVRQDLDFSALYEDPVTEALREIRRERGLN, from the coding sequence ATGAAGCGCTCCCCCGAACTCGAGGCCCTCGGTCAGGGCGACGATCCGGTCATCGCCGACAATGCCGTTCGACGTAAGCAACTCGTCGGTGGCGCCGTTCTGGTCCTGCTGGGCATTGCCGCCGGCTATCTGGTTCTCGCCGGCAGGCAGCCGCCGGTCCGCGACATGCTCGATGGCGATGAGGAGTTCACCACCACGACGTTTCGTCCTCCATCCTTCGTGCGCGAGGGCGAGCCCGAGCCCGAACCTCCGGCGCCGGAAGTCGTGCAAATTCCCCCGCCGCCGGCCCCACCTCCGGTCGAGGAGGTCGATACGACGGAGTTCGAGGTTCCACCGCCGCCCGTGCCAGGCGCACCGCCACCGCCACAGCAGGCGGCCGAGCCGCCGGCGGAAGAGTTCCCAGAGCGGTTTAGATCGAAGCTGGTTGTCATCGACAACGCAGCGTCGCGCGCTGATGGCAGTCTGACCGGAGGCGAGGGTGAGGGGCTCACTGTCGCCGGCGAGGATCGTAGCAGCAAGTTCCTTGCCGCAGCAGCCAGCATTGGGGACCGCAGCGCCAGAGCCCGGAAGATCGAGCGCATCGATGCGCTTGTTCCAGAGGGCACGCTGATCCCCGGCATCCTCGAGACGGCCATCGTCAGCGATCTGCCGGGGCAGGTGAGGGCGATCGTCTCGCAGGACGTCTATTCCTTCGACGGGCGACGCATTCTGATCCCGACCGGCACCCGCCTCATCGGCGAGTACCAGTCCGAGATCACACGTGGCCAGACGCGAATTTTCGTGGTCTGGACCCGCATGCTTCGCGATGACGGCGTATCGGTCCGACTGAATTCGATCGGCGCCGACAGCCTCGGCCGTGCGGGTCTGACCGGGCGCGTTGACAAGAAGTTCCGCGAGCGTTTCGGCGCCGCCATTCTGTTGTCGATCGTTGGCGGCGGCGCCAGCTACCTGACTGGTTACGGCAGCGAGGCTGCGGCCGGGGATAGCGACGATGCCCAGAACGCAGAAGAACTGGCGCGCGAGACGCTCGCGCAGACTTTTTCGGACATGGCCAACCAGGCATTGGGAGATTCCTTGCGAATTCCACCGACGATCAGTGTCAGCCAAGGCGAGCGCATCTTCGTCGTCGTCCGCCAGGACCTCGATTTCTCCGCCCTGTACGAGGATCCCGTCACCGAGGCGCTAAGGGAGATCCGTCGTGAACGCGGTCTCAACTGA
- a CDS encoding TrbC/VirB2 family protein produces MLAICLVFAEPALAQSSGAFAPLETAVQMIVDFITGPFGRLLAIIAVIALGFLAFAGRLSWFTAGAVVLGIGLVFGAPAIVDEMIAAVGN; encoded by the coding sequence ATGCTTGCCATTTGCCTGGTCTTTGCGGAGCCGGCATTGGCTCAATCCTCTGGTGCCTTTGCGCCGCTGGAAACCGCGGTCCAGATGATCGTGGACTTCATCACCGGGCCGTTCGGCCGGCTTCTTGCCATCATCGCGGTCATTGCCCTCGGTTTCCTCGCTTTCGCCGGCCGTCTGTCGTGGTTCACCGCCGGCGCGGTGGTGCTCGGCATCGGTCTTGTCTTTGGCGCACCGGCGATCGTCGACGAGATGATCGCGGCCGTGGGGAACTGA
- the virB11 gene encoding P-type DNA transfer ATPase VirB11 — translation MNAVSTELASDNRHYFLFRALAPLKAFLNDRDVVEISVNRPGQVYVERLGTAHMELHEIPSLTTAEIVNIGERVAASTNQFVSPANPILSAALPTGERIQIVLPPAAPDGGTLSIRKQVISDFTLDDYRDQGSLDQVAVAVGGLSETDQALIDQLSARNIYGFIRTAIVNRVSILISGGTSSGKTTFLNACLKSVDPEERIITLEDTRELFPPQKNAVHLLASRGDQGTANVTIQSLLEASLRMRPDRLFVGEVRGSEAFAFLRAINTGHPGSMSTVHADTPLGAYEQLAMMVMQSGLSAAYPKADLISYIQSVIPIVIQLRREGGRRGVSEIFFARGRADAP, via the coding sequence GTGAACGCGGTCTCAACTGAGCTTGCCTCCGACAACCGGCACTACTTTCTCTTTCGGGCGCTCGCTCCGTTAAAAGCGTTTCTCAACGATCGCGACGTCGTCGAGATCTCGGTCAACCGACCGGGTCAGGTCTATGTCGAGCGGCTCGGCACGGCCCATATGGAACTCCACGAGATCCCGAGTCTTACCACGGCCGAGATCGTCAACATCGGCGAACGCGTCGCCGCCAGCACCAACCAGTTTGTCAGCCCGGCAAATCCTATTCTTAGTGCCGCACTGCCCACCGGCGAGCGCATCCAAATTGTCTTGCCACCTGCGGCGCCCGACGGCGGCACGCTATCGATCCGCAAGCAGGTCATCAGCGACTTCACGCTCGACGACTATCGCGATCAGGGATCGCTTGATCAGGTGGCGGTCGCCGTTGGTGGACTCAGTGAGACCGACCAAGCCTTGATCGACCAGCTCTCGGCCAGGAACATCTACGGCTTCATACGCACGGCGATCGTCAACCGCGTGTCGATCCTGATCAGCGGCGGTACCTCGAGCGGCAAGACGACATTCCTCAATGCCTGCCTGAAATCGGTCGATCCCGAGGAGCGCATCATCACGCTGGAGGATACCCGCGAACTGTTTCCGCCACAGAAGAACGCGGTCCATCTGCTCGCATCCCGCGGCGACCAGGGTACGGCAAACGTGACGATCCAGTCGTTGCTCGAGGCTTCGCTGCGCATGCGTCCGGACCGGCTGTTCGTCGGTGAGGTGAGAGGATCGGAGGCCTTCGCCTTCCTGCGTGCCATCAATACCGGCCACCCGGGCTCGATGTCGACTGTCCATGCCGACACGCCGCTTGGCGCCTATGAGCAGCTTGCCATGATGGTCATGCAGTCAGGCTTGTCGGCCGCTTACCCAAAGGCTGATCTGATCTCCTATATCCAGAGTGTCATCCCCATCGTGATCCAGCTGCGAAGGGAAGGGGGCCGTCGCGGCGTCTCCGAAATCTTCTTCGCGCGCGGCCGGGCCGATGCGCCATGA
- a CDS encoding relaxase/mobilization nuclease domain-containing protein, whose product MEFFPGAFEREWERRRALLLHELQLGQSEKSDWDEPRRGGVARVGDEGLGGFDRARRRQGGSGARGSRGAAGAAGRSMRTRFGALARGSQPAVVKLASYGGGARAGAMMSYASRGGKVAVENERGERVLGKDALAEQRAEWEHLFDNRTASRDLGVFHVSIDTASLRDDVDQDGQLREILRSGFGDRRFVYTARQRSPGDLHVSGVLVLRDGEGERLTGDRKAVEIVQQRFDDSDAGRDVEARFRFHGYGNGVEWGTARVREVVAGAEGEVRDDSGKLIGDAEQAGDLVQKEWREELHSRKGRDLMHLIVSARAGTDATAFEGAVREFLGEQFAGHRYVFAVHDPALDPKEMAEGGKRPHIHAHAIVTMRSETGDRIVTSPQMFREWRAAMAEKAREQGIDMELTDRREFASAPAYTRNQVLPVSYRGRTEHEGTSSAAHSRYRAKRSNDIQLASTDRSRQYAATAAEAWSDLANEAGGSGEGVFATRQSHRLERATENTQNERLFVDVAQESVKNITNMIELTEFVNGEDGQMREMTRPEFEAYENRVEAVLSSVEQTLDDMDRANFDEIAAAAREVVDIRREYLEVTERQVDREGGQELRGSRDDRSEDPNAQWDAAVARFGLEAVETANEVLVQVSHYREGLDRIEAGELPQSYMASYRAGLDREINRAAELAVDGDNQYMRETAKSDQDLQRVIDQIELAAADRARSDRDEDKDQRVVSIDAGTSRRTDGALGGFQGAEAEQLRDPGREDRSTPEHDDQIIEQQPTVPSEQRTRHPDDRAVEKKTALDAELARSDPPQQHVPRLRQIELELEERQDRDRDDRER is encoded by the coding sequence ATGGAATTCTTTCCCGGCGCCTTCGAACGGGAGTGGGAGCGGCGGCGCGCCCTGCTGCTGCATGAACTGCAGCTCGGTCAGTCGGAAAAGAGCGACTGGGACGAGCCGCGAAGGGGAGGGGTCGCGCGGGTTGGCGATGAGGGGCTGGGCGGCTTTGACCGGGCGCGGCGGCGGCAGGGCGGAAGCGGAGCACGAGGGTCGCGTGGTGCCGCGGGAGCGGCCGGCCGCTCGATGCGGACGCGCTTTGGTGCGCTGGCGCGCGGCAGTCAGCCTGCCGTGGTCAAGCTGGCATCCTATGGTGGCGGCGCACGAGCCGGCGCGATGATGAGCTATGCGTCTCGAGGCGGGAAAGTCGCGGTCGAGAATGAGCGCGGCGAGCGCGTGCTCGGCAAGGATGCACTCGCCGAACAGCGGGCAGAGTGGGAGCATCTCTTCGACAATCGCACCGCCAGCCGCGATCTCGGCGTCTTCCATGTCTCGATCGATACTGCATCACTGCGCGATGACGTCGACCAGGATGGCCAATTGCGCGAGATCCTGCGCTCGGGGTTTGGTGATCGCCGTTTCGTCTACACCGCGCGGCAGCGATCTCCGGGGGATCTCCATGTCTCCGGCGTCTTGGTACTGCGCGATGGAGAGGGCGAGCGCCTGACCGGCGACCGCAAGGCCGTCGAGATCGTTCAACAGCGGTTTGATGACTCCGACGCCGGCCGGGATGTCGAAGCCCGGTTCCGATTCCATGGCTACGGCAATGGAGTTGAGTGGGGCACGGCGCGCGTTCGCGAGGTAGTTGCTGGAGCGGAGGGAGAGGTCCGGGACGACTCTGGCAAGCTGATCGGCGACGCCGAGCAGGCCGGCGATCTCGTCCAGAAGGAATGGCGCGAGGAACTGCACAGCCGCAAGGGCAGGGACCTCATGCACCTGATCGTCTCGGCGCGGGCCGGCACGGATGCGACCGCGTTTGAGGGAGCGGTCCGCGAGTTCCTAGGTGAGCAGTTCGCGGGGCATCGCTATGTATTCGCCGTTCACGATCCTGCGCTCGATCCGAAGGAGATGGCGGAGGGCGGCAAGCGGCCACACATTCATGCCCATGCGATCGTCACCATGCGTTCCGAGACCGGGGACCGGATCGTCACCAGTCCGCAGATGTTCCGGGAATGGCGCGCTGCTATGGCCGAGAAAGCGCGCGAGCAGGGCATCGACATGGAGCTGACCGATCGTCGCGAGTTTGCCAGCGCACCGGCGTATACGCGCAACCAAGTCCTGCCGGTCAGCTATCGCGGCCGCACCGAACACGAAGGCACCAGCTCAGCCGCGCACAGCCGCTATCGGGCCAAGCGCTCGAACGACATTCAACTCGCGTCCACCGACCGCAGCCGGCAGTACGCGGCAACAGCGGCCGAGGCCTGGAGTGATCTTGCCAATGAGGCGGGTGGTTCGGGAGAGGGCGTCTTCGCAACACGTCAGAGCCATCGTCTGGAACGAGCGACTGAGAACACTCAAAATGAGCGTCTTTTCGTAGATGTTGCGCAGGAATCCGTAAAAAACATAACTAATATGATAGAGTTGACCGAGTTCGTGAACGGTGAGGATGGACAGATGCGAGAGATGACGCGTCCGGAGTTCGAGGCCTACGAAAATCGTGTGGAGGCGGTCCTTTCGTCAGTGGAGCAGACGCTCGATGATATGGATCGTGCCAACTTCGACGAGATCGCTGCCGCAGCGCGCGAAGTGGTCGACATCCGCCGGGAATACCTCGAGGTCACTGAGCGCCAGGTTGACCGCGAGGGTGGGCAGGAGCTGCGCGGCTCGCGCGACGATCGGTCTGAAGATCCCAATGCCCAGTGGGATGCGGCCGTGGCGCGGTTCGGACTGGAGGCGGTGGAAACAGCGAACGAGGTTCTTGTTCAGGTCAGTCACTATCGCGAGGGGCTTGATCGGATCGAAGCAGGTGAACTGCCGCAATCCTACATGGCGAGCTATCGGGCAGGCCTCGACCGGGAAATCAACCGGGCCGCAGAATTGGCTGTCGATGGCGACAACCAGTATATGCGCGAAACCGCGAAATCGGATCAGGACCTGCAGCGTGTGATCGATCAGATCGAGCTGGCCGCGGCCGATCGTGCGCGAAGCGACAGGGATGAAGACAAGGATCAGAGGGTCGTTTCAATCGACGCCGGCACTAGCCGCCGGACCGACGGCGCGCTTGGCGGGTTCCAAGGTGCCGAAGCCGAGCAGCTTCGGGACCCGGGTCGGGAGGACCGTTCGACGCCGGAGCACGATGACCAGATCATCGAGCAGCAGCCGACGGTGCCGTCCGAGCAACGAACAAGGCATCCCGATGATCGAGCTGTCGAAAAGAAGACCGCCCTCGACGCGGAGCTTGCCAGATCGGATCCGCCGCAGCAGCATGTACCCCGTCTTCGTCAGATCGAGCTGGAACTCGAGGAGCGACAGGACCGCGATCGCGACGATCGCGAGAGATAG
- a CDS encoding virB8 family protein, with protein sequence MADKSESALRSYFQQGDIWEQEIIKRAKRSARVAWFFSIVFAGIALLSLLAVVLMLPLKSFEPYVVTVDRTTGYIEVKSGLTRPANLTEQQAITQANVVRYIRAREGYDPYAITENFGIAALLSADEAARELQTLYSAANAQNPTKVYGRLKRVLVEIKSVTFPNASTAIVRFSTNERSDTESIVRHWISVVRFRYTDTPTRNEWRFENPLGFQVYSYRRDQETVTSGDAQ encoded by the coding sequence ATGGCAGACAAGTCAGAATCCGCGCTGCGGTCCTATTTCCAGCAAGGCGACATCTGGGAGCAGGAGATCATCAAGCGGGCGAAGCGTTCAGCGCGCGTCGCCTGGTTCTTCTCGATTGTCTTTGCCGGGATTGCCCTGCTCAGCCTGCTCGCTGTGGTGCTGATGCTGCCTCTGAAGAGCTTCGAGCCCTATGTCGTCACCGTCGACCGGACCACGGGCTACATCGAGGTAAAGTCCGGCCTGACAAGGCCGGCAAATCTCACCGAGCAACAAGCGATCACGCAAGCCAATGTCGTGCGCTACATCCGTGCCCGCGAAGGCTACGATCCCTACGCAATTACCGAGAATTTTGGAATCGCGGCGCTGCTCTCCGCAGACGAGGCGGCGCGCGAACTGCAGACCCTCTACAGCGCTGCCAACGCGCAGAACCCCACAAAGGTCTACGGGCGGCTGAAACGGGTCCTCGTCGAGATCAAGTCGGTTACGTTCCCGAATGCCAGCACGGCGATCGTCAGATTCTCCACCAACGAACGCAGCGACACGGAATCGATCGTCCGTCACTGGATATCGGTCGTGCGCTTTCGCTATACGGACACGCCAACCCGCAACGAATGGCGCTTCGAGAACCCTCTCGGCTTCCAGGTCTATTCCTACCGCCGGGATCAGGAAACGGTCACCTCCGGAGATGCGCAATGA
- a CDS encoding helix-turn-helix domain-containing protein — protein MRYGKGMSQEELAAQAGLYRTYVGHLEREVHSPTVDMLEKLAEILDVAPTDFFIDPPPPIPDRPRENEDGRDPVDVIVGRRLCALRQSLGLSQRKLGALLGVSFQQIQKYERGTNRMAVTMLVRAAAALNAPMSFFFEGVGPQIDQPEQPLIHGSNMVIAQALAKIEDRKVRAAFRTLIRALAPE, from the coding sequence ATGCGTTACGGCAAAGGCATGTCGCAGGAGGAATTGGCCGCGCAAGCCGGCCTGTATCGAACCTATGTCGGCCATCTGGAGCGTGAAGTCCATTCTCCCACCGTCGACATGCTGGAGAAGTTGGCAGAGATCCTCGACGTTGCCCCAACCGACTTCTTCATCGATCCGCCACCGCCGATCCCAGACCGTCCGCGAGAAAACGAAGACGGTCGTGATCCCGTGGATGTCATCGTGGGGCGCCGTCTGTGCGCCCTACGCCAATCGCTCGGGCTGAGCCAGCGGAAGCTAGGGGCACTCCTCGGCGTCAGCTTTCAGCAGATCCAGAAATATGAGCGCGGGACGAACCGCATGGCTGTGACCATGTTAGTGCGAGCAGCAGCCGCACTGAACGCACCGATGTCGTTCTTCTTCGAGGGGGTCGGCCCTCAGATCGACCAGCCCGAGCAACCGCTCATCCACGGGAGCAACATGGTGATTGCGCAGGCGCTGGCAAAGATCGAGGATCGCAAGGTCCGCGCAGCGTTTCGAACCCTCATTCGGGCATTGGCACCGGAGTGA
- a CDS encoding type IV secretory system conjugative DNA transfer family protein, with product MTGSLRVFYFGFCLTVAFAVWLLAYGLGLQLLYGDGRILQATITTNPFAPFQQLIAYGDSGILRVVALGALLPAALVAGIVAYAGLRPNSSPLGDARFQTAMTLRRDGWFRRKGKILGRFGRLILRVDDDRHHLIIGPTRSGKGACYVIPNALSHEGSMIVTDLKGEIFRSTAGYRKSKGSQVFLFAPGSERSHRYNPLDFIRTDRGDRTTDIQNMAAILVPEITESENSIWQATAQQVIAGAISYINESVYYEGHRTLGEVTSFFNSGVNLQALMTFIKEHEPNLSRFTVESFNAYIALSERAAASALLDIQKALRPFRNERVVAATSVTDMDLRALKRRPITIYLAPNVTDITLLRPLLALFVQQTLDVLMLEHPERSVPVYFLLDEFRQLKKMSEITTKLPYVAGYNVKMAFVIQDLKNLDEIYGETSRHSLMGNCGYQLVFGANDQVTAEAVSKGLGKRTVRYKTESRTIELMGLHRRTKVEQLRERDLMMPQEVRQMPGDKMVIMAEGQEPIFADKLRFFRTAPFSEMERFSQAHVPDVPATEFLPPRPVPATTDAYVGEHIDAAKPKELPDGPKKAAKLPVRRSLASSVAAGEIEGQASVPTIRRASVRRPSGNATPSSLDADFVKAARRLKSLATGAVKPGKPREKSGNWGRIFDATVPDEIEIAEADAM from the coding sequence ATGACCGGGTCGCTCCGCGTCTTCTATTTCGGCTTTTGCCTCACCGTCGCCTTTGCCGTCTGGCTCTTGGCCTATGGTCTTGGTTTGCAGCTGCTATATGGCGATGGTCGCATCCTGCAGGCAACGATCACCACAAATCCCTTTGCCCCGTTTCAGCAGCTGATCGCCTATGGGGACAGCGGCATCCTGCGCGTTGTGGCACTGGGTGCTCTTCTTCCAGCCGCGCTAGTTGCCGGTATCGTGGCCTATGCAGGTCTTCGACCGAACTCGAGCCCCCTTGGTGACGCCCGTTTCCAGACCGCCATGACACTTCGCCGTGATGGATGGTTCAGGAGGAAAGGGAAAATCCTCGGCCGTTTCGGGCGTCTGATCCTGCGCGTGGACGACGATCGGCATCACCTGATCATCGGGCCGACACGCTCGGGGAAGGGGGCCTGCTACGTTATCCCCAATGCACTTTCGCATGAAGGCTCGATGATCGTCACCGACCTCAAGGGCGAGATTTTTCGCAGCACTGCCGGCTATCGCAAATCGAAGGGTAGTCAGGTCTTCCTGTTCGCGCCGGGATCGGAACGTTCGCATCGCTACAATCCACTCGATTTCATCCGGACTGACCGCGGCGACCGCACCACGGACATCCAGAATATGGCCGCAATCCTCGTTCCCGAAATCACCGAGTCCGAAAACTCGATCTGGCAGGCGACTGCTCAGCAGGTCATCGCCGGCGCGATCAGCTACATCAACGAGAGCGTCTACTATGAGGGGCATCGCACACTTGGCGAGGTGACCAGCTTCTTCAACAGCGGCGTCAATTTGCAGGCGCTGATGACCTTCATCAAGGAGCACGAGCCCAATCTATCCCGCTTCACGGTCGAGAGCTTCAACGCCTACATCGCACTGTCCGAGCGGGCCGCGGCATCTGCGCTGCTCGACATTCAGAAGGCGTTGCGACCATTCCGCAACGAGCGTGTCGTGGCAGCGACATCAGTCACCGACATGGACCTTCGCGCTTTGAAGCGCCGGCCGATCACGATCTATCTCGCTCCCAACGTCACCGACATCACGCTGCTACGACCGTTGCTCGCACTGTTCGTGCAGCAGACTCTGGACGTGCTTATGCTCGAGCATCCGGAGCGCTCGGTGCCGGTCTACTTCCTGCTCGACGAGTTCCGCCAGTTGAAGAAGATGAGTGAGATCACGACCAAGCTGCCCTACGTGGCTGGCTACAACGTGAAGATGGCATTCGTCATACAAGACCTCAAGAACCTGGACGAGATCTATGGCGAGACATCCCGGCACTCGCTCATGGGCAATTGCGGCTACCAGCTGGTCTTCGGCGCCAACGACCAGGTAACGGCGGAGGCCGTGTCGAAAGGCCTGGGTAAGCGCACCGTCCGCTACAAGACTGAATCCCGCACGATAGAACTGATGGGCCTGCATCGTCGCACCAAGGTGGAGCAACTGCGCGAGCGCGACCTGATGATGCCGCAGGAGGTGCGACAGATGCCCGGAGACAAGATGGTCATCATGGCCGAAGGGCAGGAGCCGATCTTCGCCGACAAGCTGCGGTTCTTCCGGACAGCGCCGTTCAGCGAGATGGAGAGGTTCTCACAGGCCCATGTGCCGGACGTGCCGGCAACCGAGTTCCTGCCGCCCCGGCCGGTGCCGGCGACAACTGACGCATATGTCGGAGAACATATCGATGCTGCCAAGCCGAAGGAACTACCGGACGGTCCGAAGAAAGCAGCAAAACTTCCCGTCAGGAGGTCGTTGGCTTCAAGTGTCGCAGCTGGGGAGATTGAAGGACAAGCTTCGGTGCCTACCATCAGACGGGCTTCGGTGCGGCGCCCTTCAGGCAACGCCACACCAAGCTCGCTCGACGCCGATTTCGTCAAGGCCGCACGGCGGTTGAAGTCGCTCGCAACGGGGGCCGTCAAACCCGGAAAGCCGCGCGAGAAATCTGGAAACTGGGGACGGATCTTCGACGCCACCGTCCCCGACGAGATCGAGATCGCCGAGGCCGACGCTATGTAG